A genomic segment from Segniliparus rotundus DSM 44985 encodes:
- a CDS encoding transposase, which yields MAAHPEEFRRRATEAARAAREGGRPVAWAAKELGVDAKTLRKWLAQADGVEGKRVVREGGHEGIAGDERAELVRLRRENRVLAMEVEILKRASAIFARESLPTPK from the coding sequence ATGGCCGCGCATCCGGAGGAGTTCCGCCGCAGGGCGACAGAGGCGGCCCGCGCCGCCCGCGAGGGCGGGCGGCCTGTGGCCTGGGCAGCGAAGGAGCTGGGCGTGGACGCGAAGACGTTGCGCAAGTGGCTGGCCCAGGCCGACGGCGTGGAGGGCAAGCGCGTGGTCCGCGAGGGAGGGCACGAGGGGATCGCGGGCGACGAGCGGGCCGAGCTGGTCCGCCTGCGCCGGGAGAACCGGGTGTTGGCGATGGAGGTCGAGATCCTCAAACGGGCCTCGGCGATCTTCGCGAGGGAGAGCCTCCCAACCCCAAAATGA
- a CDS encoding WXG100 family type VII secretion target: MTQAIELFPQAAADKVLEWARKLGVSGVDTTLNIIRTMVGDPNALMHMATDLRNNSAGQLHHATHNLESATHDLASSWTGAGSDAAQTRINKYIAVSGDGAAALNDIAGHVDALLKILTDSYKEGVAHIVNCATALVDFESSTASLAFDFLDKASLGDIGKAFVGKAAEALNKFIKEFGKLFDETVDHFTRISGEIKAVQEKIALFEIPDDIGAIATEAATWEPMPKTHGKHQG; this comes from the coding sequence ATGACCCAAGCAATCGAACTCTTCCCGCAAGCCGCCGCCGACAAAGTGCTCGAATGGGCGCGCAAGCTCGGCGTGTCGGGCGTGGACACCACCCTGAACATCATCAGGACGATGGTCGGCGACCCGAACGCGCTCATGCACATGGCGACCGACTTGCGGAACAACAGCGCGGGGCAATTGCACCACGCCACCCACAACCTCGAAAGCGCGACGCACGACCTCGCCAGCTCGTGGACCGGAGCGGGAAGCGACGCCGCGCAAACCCGGATCAACAAATACATCGCCGTCTCAGGCGACGGTGCGGCGGCATTGAACGACATCGCGGGCCATGTGGACGCACTGCTGAAAATCCTCACCGACTCCTACAAAGAGGGCGTCGCGCACATCGTGAACTGCGCGACGGCGCTGGTCGACTTCGAAAGCTCAACCGCCAGCCTCGCGTTCGACTTCCTCGACAAAGCAAGTCTCGGCGATATCGGCAAAGCGTTCGTCGGAAAAGCCGCCGAAGCGCTCAACAAGTTCATCAAAGAATTCGGGAAACTGTTCGATGAGACCGTGGACCACTTCACCCGCATCAGCGGCGAGATAAAAGCCGTCCAAGAAAAAATCGCGCTCTTCGAAATCCCCGATGACATCGGCGCCATCGCCACCGAAGCGGCAACGTGGGAGCCAATGCCCAAAACTCACGGAAAGCACCAAGGATGA
- a CDS encoding glycoside hydrolase family 2 protein, protein MQGARTRRTVVLILVLALVVAATVTTLLLWVRSAQDAPAQELPIQPIQGSRIGTTILGADGWQVRSSADTKDRPSQISSAAHVDKGWLVVKPDDAGAPGTLIGALVQNKECPNVFYSQNMRDCFGYVTAPGPVEAPRFAVPWWYRTDFDIGPGLAPGQRAQIEIPGVMGEADVWLNGKEIATREVVSGAYAKHVLDVTELLRPGKNSFALMLYPNDPAGMFTTSSADWSQIPPDNNTGVQYPISLRVTGALGQTNTHVMQKNAPDLSRSELTVKTRVLKHGDQPQHGEVHAKITPPDGGPPVELRTSVDLLADQNFKDVVFDPTTIQHPKVWWPYSMGDQPLYTLDVTVVQNGVTTDSYQESFGIRTVQSRLVGEATETPGGWRQFSVNGKDVLIRGGESAPDLFLRYSKAQTARLVAMVRNMGLNAVRLEGHDEPDDFYQQMDKAGILVLGGFMCCNAWQPPSDSILTDRDERIIYESSRSIGERERDHPSVISYGWSDNEPTPKQERATLRGFNEADFDVPVIAAAMYKNTPTLEWSGEREGPYDWVPPSFWYEDGHSGPANETLTNISGSRGFGSEQGAGDSIPTLASLKRFLSPEELDKLWRDPNYNQYHTNFQPARGGKNLHGPATGDGYAFGTLYNFSTALAHRYGPWSDLESYVQLAQLANYESVRAQFEAFIRYSTDPVNPSTGLVYFMINQGWPSLLWNLYGSDGDQPGSYFGAAEANRPVHALLSYDDNTVTVANFGIGSQDHLMVQTKVVGVDGKVLDDQTAPVGPLASQEVRNGLLSPNVPAEGPAYFVEVLLKRGDDVVDRNVYWRSTVAELVDWDANGGNRVNFPNAPMRQYADFTALRSLPPAQVAVTVGAPTAGKVSVRLTNSSDSVAFFLRADAPAAQSVMWDQNDITLLPGETQTITATYDAPPGNSGKPQITVSGVNMAEVTVK, encoded by the coding sequence ATGCAAGGTGCCCGTACCAGGCGAACGGTTGTCCTGATTCTGGTCTTGGCCCTCGTCGTCGCGGCCACGGTCACCACGCTCCTTCTCTGGGTCCGTTCCGCCCAGGACGCGCCCGCGCAAGAGTTGCCGATTCAGCCGATCCAGGGCAGCCGGATCGGAACGACAATCCTCGGCGCGGACGGCTGGCAGGTGCGCAGCAGCGCTGACACGAAGGACCGCCCGTCGCAGATCTCCAGCGCTGCGCATGTGGACAAGGGCTGGCTGGTGGTGAAGCCGGACGACGCCGGGGCCCCGGGGACGCTCATCGGCGCTCTTGTGCAGAACAAGGAATGCCCGAACGTCTTTTATTCGCAGAACATGCGGGACTGCTTCGGCTATGTGACCGCGCCGGGGCCGGTCGAGGCGCCGAGGTTCGCCGTGCCGTGGTGGTACCGGACCGACTTCGACATCGGCCCAGGGCTGGCGCCGGGCCAGCGCGCCCAAATCGAGATCCCTGGCGTGATGGGCGAGGCGGATGTGTGGCTGAACGGGAAAGAGATCGCCACGCGCGAGGTCGTCAGCGGCGCGTACGCGAAGCACGTCCTGGATGTGACCGAGCTTTTGCGACCGGGCAAGAACTCGTTCGCGCTGATGCTGTACCCGAACGATCCGGCGGGCATGTTCACCACGTCCAGCGCGGATTGGAGCCAGATCCCGCCGGACAACAACACGGGTGTGCAGTATCCGATCAGCCTGCGGGTCACCGGCGCGCTCGGCCAGACGAACACCCACGTCATGCAGAAGAACGCGCCGGATCTTTCCAGGAGCGAGCTGACGGTCAAGACGCGGGTGCTCAAGCACGGCGACCAGCCGCAGCACGGCGAGGTCCACGCCAAGATCACCCCGCCGGACGGCGGCCCCCCCGTCGAACTGCGGACCTCGGTGGACCTGCTGGCGGACCAGAACTTCAAGGACGTGGTCTTCGACCCGACGACGATCCAGCACCCGAAAGTCTGGTGGCCGTACTCGATGGGGGACCAGCCCCTGTACACCCTCGACGTGACGGTCGTCCAGAACGGTGTGACAACGGACTCCTACCAGGAGAGTTTCGGGATCAGGACGGTCCAGTCCCGGTTGGTCGGCGAGGCGACCGAGACGCCGGGCGGTTGGCGCCAGTTCAGCGTCAACGGCAAAGACGTGCTGATCCGGGGCGGCGAGTCGGCGCCCGATCTCTTCCTGCGGTATTCGAAGGCGCAGACGGCCCGCTTGGTGGCGATGGTGCGCAATATGGGTTTGAACGCGGTCCGGTTGGAGGGCCACGACGAGCCGGACGATTTCTATCAGCAGATGGACAAGGCCGGGATCTTGGTGCTCGGCGGGTTCATGTGCTGCAACGCGTGGCAGCCGCCGAGCGATTCGATCCTCACCGACCGGGACGAGCGGATCATCTACGAGTCGTCGCGCTCGATCGGGGAGCGCGAACGCGACCATCCGAGCGTCATCTCGTACGGGTGGAGCGACAACGAGCCGACGCCCAAACAGGAGCGGGCCACCTTGCGCGGTTTCAACGAGGCGGATTTCGACGTCCCGGTCATCGCCGCGGCCATGTACAAGAACACCCCGACTTTGGAGTGGTCCGGGGAACGGGAAGGCCCGTACGACTGGGTTCCGCCGTCTTTCTGGTACGAGGACGGACATTCGGGGCCGGCCAATGAGACGTTGACGAACATCAGCGGGTCGAGGGGCTTCGGCAGCGAGCAGGGGGCGGGGGACAGCATTCCGACACTGGCCTCGCTCAAACGTTTCTTGTCCCCCGAGGAGCTGGACAAGTTGTGGCGCGACCCGAACTACAACCAGTACCACACCAATTTCCAGCCCGCCAGGGGCGGGAAAAACCTGCATGGGCCCGCTACGGGCGACGGCTACGCGTTCGGGACGCTGTACAACTTCTCGACGGCGCTCGCGCATCGCTACGGGCCGTGGTCCGACCTTGAGAGCTACGTGCAGTTGGCGCAGCTCGCGAATTACGAGAGCGTCCGCGCGCAGTTCGAGGCGTTCATCCGGTATTCGACCGACCCGGTGAACCCTTCGACGGGCCTCGTGTATTTCATGATCAACCAGGGCTGGCCGTCGCTTTTGTGGAATCTCTACGGTTCGGACGGGGACCAGCCGGGCTCGTATTTCGGCGCCGCGGAGGCCAATCGGCCGGTGCACGCGCTGCTCAGCTATGACGACAACACGGTCACGGTGGCGAATTTCGGCATCGGCTCCCAAGACCACCTGATGGTGCAGACCAAGGTGGTCGGCGTTGACGGGAAGGTGCTCGACGACCAGACGGCCCCAGTCGGGCCGCTCGCGAGCCAGGAGGTGAGGAACGGCTTGTTGTCGCCGAATGTTCCCGCCGAAGGCCCCGCGTATTTCGTGGAAGTTCTGCTCAAACGCGGCGACGATGTGGTGGACCGCAATGTGTACTGGCGTTCCACGGTTGCGGAATTGGTGGATTGGGACGCGAACGGCGGCAATCGGGTGAATTTCCCCAACGCCCCGATGCGCCAGTACGCGGATTTCACGGCGTTGCGCTCGTTGCCGCCCGCCCAGGTGGCGGTCACGGTCGGCGCGCCGACCGCGGGGAAGGTCTCGGTGCGGCTCACCAACTCCTCGGATTCGGTCGCGTTCTTCTTGCGGGCCGACGCCCCTGCGGCCCAGTCCGTCATGTGGGACCAGAACGACATCACATTGCTCCCCGGCGAGACGCAGACCATCACCGCCACCTATGACGCGCCGCCGGGCAACAGCGGGAAACCGCAGATCACGGTGTCGGGTGTGAATATGGCAGAAGTGACCGTCAAGTAG
- a CDS encoding IS3 family transposase, translated as MIFRLVHELADDGFPVAAACRVLGVSRSGYYDWASRPPSVREVADEALTGVIRTVWSGSRQTYGVRRVHAELRMGLGLRVGLRRVGRLMRLAGIAGVHRRRRRGNKPAQAVHPDLVARKFTADRPDKLWVTDITEHATDEGKVYCAAVLDVFSRRVVGWSIADHLRAELVVDALDMARWRRKPRGTVVHSDRGGQYVSWIFGHRLREAGLLGSMGKVACALDNAMMESFFSSMQVELLDRREWATRAELANAIFEYIEAWYNPLRRHSGIGYHSPAAYENLPALTESVA; from the coding sequence ATGATCTTCCGGCTGGTCCACGAGCTGGCCGACGACGGTTTCCCCGTCGCGGCGGCCTGCCGGGTCCTGGGCGTCTCCCGCTCGGGCTATTACGACTGGGCGTCGCGCCCGCCGAGCGTCAGAGAGGTGGCGGACGAGGCGCTGACCGGCGTGATCCGAACCGTCTGGTCGGGCTCGCGGCAGACCTACGGGGTCCGGCGGGTCCATGCGGAGCTGCGCATGGGCCTGGGCCTTCGGGTCGGGCTGCGCCGGGTCGGGCGCCTGATGCGCCTGGCCGGGATCGCCGGGGTCCACCGCCGCAGGCGGCGCGGGAACAAGCCCGCCCAAGCGGTCCACCCGGACCTGGTCGCCCGCAAGTTCACCGCCGACCGCCCGGACAAGCTGTGGGTCACCGACATCACCGAGCACGCCACGGACGAGGGCAAGGTCTACTGCGCCGCGGTCCTGGACGTGTTCTCCCGCCGGGTCGTGGGCTGGTCGATAGCCGACCACCTGCGCGCCGAGCTGGTGGTCGACGCCCTGGACATGGCCCGCTGGCGGCGCAAGCCCCGCGGCACGGTCGTCCATTCGGACAGGGGCGGGCAATATGTGTCGTGGATCTTCGGCCACCGGCTCAGAGAGGCCGGCCTGCTCGGGTCGATGGGAAAAGTCGCCTGCGCCCTGGACAACGCCATGATGGAGTCGTTCTTCTCGTCCATGCAGGTCGAACTCCTCGACCGCAGAGAGTGGGCCACCCGAGCGGAGCTCGCCAACGCCATATTCGAATACATCGAAGCCTGGTACAACCCCCTCAGACGCCACAGCGGCATCGGCTACCACAGCCCCGCCGCCTACGAGAACCTGCCCGCCCTCACCGAGAGCGTGGCATAA
- a CDS encoding phenolic acid decarboxylase: MPDDITPTQDLSGIVGKHIIYTYANGWKYEVYYKNETAIDYRIHHGMVGGRWVRDQKAAIVQFEPGVYLVSWDEPTGTNVALTVDFTRRRLHGVIFFPAWVGEHPERTVLYQNDHLEQMRAYRDEGPTYPKLVIEEFAKITFLEDCGRDDQTVISCAPAELPSGYADRVN; encoded by the coding sequence ATGCCCGACGACATCACCCCGACCCAAGACCTGTCCGGCATCGTGGGGAAACACATCATCTACACCTACGCGAACGGGTGGAAGTACGAGGTGTACTACAAGAACGAGACCGCGATCGACTACCGCATCCACCACGGCATGGTGGGCGGCAGATGGGTGCGCGACCAAAAGGCGGCCATCGTGCAGTTCGAGCCCGGCGTCTATCTCGTCTCCTGGGACGAGCCCACCGGCACCAACGTCGCGCTGACCGTCGATTTCACCCGTCGCCGCCTGCACGGGGTGATCTTTTTCCCCGCATGGGTGGGCGAGCACCCCGAACGCACGGTTCTGTACCAGAACGACCACTTGGAGCAGATGCGGGCCTACCGGGACGAGGGGCCGACCTACCCGAAACTCGTGATCGAGGAGTTCGCCAAGATCACGTTCCTCGAGGACTGCGGGCGCGACGACCAAACCGTCATCTCCTGCGCCCCCGCCGAACTGCCCTCCGGGTACGCGGACCGCGTGAACTGA
- a CDS encoding MarR family winged helix-turn-helix transcriptional regulator, translated as MDIGFELSRLLGPLRRTVLRAARADAALPDLPESSIELLREIEARGRSQPSDLAEGLGLAPSTISNLLKALTESGLITRETVASDRRSAVVSLTERSRQLLERYDQTSSQLINAATGALPESDQRALAAAMPALRRLLDILPKTQPDGPPGLA; from the coding sequence ATGGATATCGGCTTCGAGCTCTCCCGACTGCTCGGGCCGCTGCGGAGAACGGTGCTCAGGGCCGCGCGCGCCGACGCGGCTCTGCCGGACCTTCCGGAGTCGTCTATCGAGCTGCTCCGTGAAATCGAGGCGCGGGGCAGATCGCAGCCCTCCGACCTTGCGGAGGGTCTGGGACTGGCGCCTTCGACCATCAGCAATCTGCTCAAAGCCCTCACGGAATCAGGGCTCATCACCCGCGAGACCGTGGCGTCAGACCGCCGCTCTGCTGTGGTCTCCCTCACGGAGCGCTCGCGCCAACTGCTAGAACGGTACGACCAGACCAGCTCTCAGCTCATCAACGCGGCAACCGGCGCGCTGCCCGAAAGCGATCAGCGAGCCCTCGCCGCCGCGATGCCAGCCCTGCGTCGCCTCTTGGACATCCTGCCCAAGACGCAGCCCGACGGTCCCCCTGGGCTGGCGTGA